A single window of Dermacentor albipictus isolate Rhodes 1998 colony chromosome 1, USDA_Dalb.pri_finalv2, whole genome shotgun sequence DNA harbors:
- the LOC139050276 gene encoding E3 SUMO-protein ligase ZBED1-like, which produces MQERHTGENITQRMQEVISAWKLDGKVTAVVTDNASNGINAVNALQGILEPNDVTCSAHSLHLSIKKALSNKEIDGLCQKSGRLVAHFRHSTVASDELSRRQELLGLPTERLMQSCPTRWSSTYQMLTKLIKHRSAIQSVLADRTIVTAKKAQNLEISQHEWNVISELCEVLEPLHLATTILCSDTVSPVSMVRPVVKAVVKKLELQSTGDLEVENFKEVVRMEISRRFSLDWDAQQRSVSARQRASFLDPRYKCLHYEKPDAREAIRSNVREMLNLLSPSADESGMGTAHTEATALDILFNEQPRVSDPSAQFDAYLSEPQLGHNMGRT; this is translated from the coding sequence ATGCAAGAACGCCACACAGGAGAAAACATCACGCAGCGAATGCAAGAAGTAATTTCGGCATGGAAGTTGGACGGCAAGGTAACGGCTGTTGTCACTGATAATGCATCTAATGGCATTAATGCTGTGAATGCGCTGCAAGGTATATTAGAGCCAAATGACGTTACCTGTTCAGCGCACAGTCTCCACCTGAGCATCAAAAAAGCTCTGTCTAACAAGGAGATCGATGGCCTCTGCCAGAAGAGCGGAAGGTTGGTTGCTCACTTTAGGCATTCGACCGTCGCCAGCGATGAGTTGAGTAGGCGGCAGGAGCTACTCGGCTTACCCACAGAGCGCCTCATGCAAAGCTGTCCGACAAGATGGAGCTCGACTTACCAGATGCTTACAAAGCTTATCAAGCATCGGTCTGCTATACAAAGTGTTCTTGCTGACCGAACAATTGTCACAGCAAAAAAAGCGCAGAACCTAGAGATCAGTCAGCATGAATGGAATGTAATCAGTGAGCTTTGTGAGGTCCTTGAGCCTCTTCATCTTGCAACCACCATTCTCTGCAGCGACACGGTGTCTCCTGTCTCCATGGTTCGGCCAGTGGTGAAAGCAGTAGTGAAGAAACTAGAGCTTCAGAGCACGGGTGACTTGGAAGTCGAGAATTTCAAAGAAGTAGTTCGGATGGAGATATCTCGGCGATTTTCCTTGGACTGGGACGCCCAGCAGAGGTCGGTGTCTGCACGCCAGAGAGCTTCTTTTCTCGATCCAAGGTACAAATGCCTCCACTATGAGAAGCCAGATGCCAGAGAGGCCATCCGTAGCAATGTTAGAGAAATGTTAAATCTCTTGTCGCCTTCGGCTGATGAAAGCGGGATGGGTACTGCCCATACCGAAGCAACTGCACTCGACATACTGTTTAATGAACAGCCGCGCGTCAGTGACCCGTCCGCTCAATTTGACGCATACCTCTCCGAGCCCCAGCTGGGGCACAACATGGGACGCACTTAA